One genomic region from Thermoleptolyngbya sichuanensis A183 encodes:
- a CDS encoding proline--tRNA ligase — MRLSQMLFVTLREDPAEAEIPSHKLLLRAGYIRRIGSGVYAYLPLMWRVLQKVSQIVREEMNATGAQEVLLPAMQPSELWKESGRWDTYTQAEGIMFTLTDRQNREVALGPTHEEVITAIARDMIRSYRQLPLHLYQIQTKFRDEIRPRFGLMRGREFIMKDGYSFHTSEESLKQTYADMDRAYRNMFTRTGLKFRPVEADSGAIGGSGSQEFMVLADAGEDEILYTEDGKYSANTEKAVSLPPDAVPSTFTKFEKLDTPNTPTIETLAQFLKCSPTQIVKNVLYQAVYDNGVTVLVLASIRGDQDVNEVKLTNELVKLGDRFGGKTLLALTVPDAEAQAKWAAKPLPLGYISPGLEDSYIGKQEKLHPKFLRLVDKTAVDLQNFVTGSNESGYHVVGANWGKQYPLPGDVVDIRKARPGDRAMHDPSQILQTARGIEVGHIFQLGTKYSKAMGATYTSETGEELPLVMGCYGVGVSRLAQAAVEQNHDKDGIIWPVAIAPYHAIVVIPNITDAAQVEAAEKLYADLNAAGVETLLDDRDERAGVKFKDSELVGIPFRVVTGRSLQQGKVEVVQRATKQSQEIALDQIVSTLKQWIQEAIAP; from the coding sequence ATGCGCCTGTCTCAGATGCTATTTGTCACCCTGCGCGAAGATCCGGCAGAGGCAGAGATTCCCAGCCACAAGCTGCTGCTGCGGGCGGGCTATATTCGGCGCATCGGCAGCGGGGTCTACGCGTATCTGCCGCTGATGTGGCGAGTGCTGCAAAAGGTGTCGCAGATTGTGCGTGAGGAGATGAATGCGACCGGCGCGCAGGAAGTGCTGCTGCCCGCCATGCAGCCGTCGGAACTGTGGAAAGAGTCGGGCCGCTGGGACACCTACACCCAGGCGGAAGGCATCATGTTCACCCTGACGGATCGGCAAAACCGCGAGGTGGCGCTGGGCCCGACCCATGAAGAAGTGATTACGGCGATCGCCCGCGACATGATCCGCTCCTACCGCCAACTCCCGCTGCACCTGTATCAGATTCAGACGAAATTCCGCGACGAGATTCGTCCCCGCTTTGGGCTAATGCGTGGACGCGAGTTCATCATGAAGGACGGCTATTCCTTCCATACGAGTGAAGAAAGCCTGAAGCAGACCTACGCCGACATGGATCGCGCCTATCGCAATATGTTTACCCGCACGGGGCTGAAGTTCCGCCCGGTGGAGGCAGACTCCGGGGCGATCGGCGGATCGGGATCTCAGGAATTCATGGTGCTGGCAGACGCTGGGGAGGACGAAATCCTTTACACCGAAGATGGCAAATATTCGGCCAATACTGAGAAAGCCGTGTCGCTGCCGCCCGATGCCGTGCCCTCCACCTTTACGAAATTTGAAAAACTGGACACGCCCAACACGCCCACCATTGAAACACTCGCCCAGTTTCTCAAATGCTCTCCCACGCAGATTGTCAAAAACGTGCTGTATCAGGCCGTTTACGACAACGGCGTGACGGTGCTGGTGCTGGCTAGCATTCGCGGTGACCAAGACGTAAACGAGGTAAAGCTGACGAATGAACTGGTGAAACTGGGCGATCGCTTTGGGGGCAAGACGCTGCTGGCACTGACCGTGCCCGATGCCGAGGCACAGGCGAAGTGGGCCGCCAAGCCCCTGCCCTTGGGCTACATTTCCCCCGGCTTGGAAGACAGCTACATCGGCAAGCAGGAAAAGCTGCATCCCAAATTCTTGCGGCTGGTGGACAAAACGGCCGTGGACTTGCAGAACTTCGTCACCGGGTCGAACGAGTCTGGCTATCACGTCGTCGGGGCAAACTGGGGCAAGCAGTATCCGCTGCCTGGGGACGTGGTGGACATTCGCAAGGCCCGGCCGGGCGATCGCGCGATGCATGACCCCAGCCAAATCCTGCAAACCGCCCGTGGCATCGAGGTGGGGCACATTTTCCAGTTGGGCACGAAATATTCCAAAGCAATGGGCGCGACCTACACTAGCGAAACGGGCGAAGAACTGCCGCTGGTGATGGGCTGCTATGGCGTGGGCGTGTCTCGGCTGGCGCAGGCCGCCGTGGAGCAAAACCACGACAAAGACGGCATTATCTGGCCCGTGGCGATCGCCCCCTATCATGCCATCGTCGTCATCCCCAACATCACCGATGCCGCTCAAGTAGAAGCTGCTGAGAAACTCTACGCCGACCTCAACGCCGCTGGCGTAGAAACCCTGCTGGACGACCGCGACGAGCGAGCCGGCGTGAAGTTCAAAGACTCTGAACTAGTGGGCATTCCCTTCCGCGTAGTGACGGGGCGATCGCTCCAGCAGGGCAAGGTCGAAGTCGTGCAACGCGCCACCAAGCAATCGCAGGAAATCGCGCTGGATCAGATCGTGTCCACCCTCAAACAGTGGATACAGGAGGCGATCGCTCCCTAG
- a CDS encoding bifunctional diguanylate cyclase/phosphodiesterase: MENHSSADYEQVSPADWNRTPASVKRWIAALQQECANRLERESRLLQCLDAAPIGIAAYDATGQLVYINPSGRRLLEQDNDTNKDTNELENSPAPFLEASPIYRAGTQIPYSVEQLPTTQALRGVAAAADDLEIRWGDRTIFLEVQATPIFDAQGNVTYAIATLQDIGPQKRRNIHEQQIIENTRLQSDRQSDQRYRQVIQAQTDLILRSTPDTRITFANDSLCATLGLPLEEVIGQRWSSFVPAEDLDEIYRKIAALTPTHPTFENINRDQRPNHQIGWTQWVNVGIFDEQGVLVEIQSVGRDITELQKQIQREQALNRVFQAIRNSLDLDTIFATATAETARLLQDLDCYVVQYLPKQGVWKHVAAYRHDAAQPSTLGLEISDAGNPFASRLKQFQVVQINDASAIEDTINRDLAQIVPGAWLLIPLSVDGKLWGSFTIVADGRSLVWSEDQVQLAQAVAHQLEIAIQQANLYQQAQIELTERRRIETALRESEARFQNMAANVPGAIFQYLLRPDGSDAVVYMSPGCLRLWEVDAQAVVEDATVLWQMIDPEDLPAMQASVMESARTLQPWSWAWRITTPSGRKKWLEAAGRPTRYANGDIIWDTLILDVTERQTALAQLQQSELALRDSEARYRLLAENTSDLVCLHQPSGHYSYVSPSCEGLLGYRYDQMLGRLPQQFVHPEEGDRLAQALEIAASSGKAGPVTYRMRHRAGHYVWFETLLKSIVDGTGTVVQLQTTSRDVTERVRIQRQLEYAAVHDALTGLPNRKLLMERLEAAIARAKSAGNYQFAVIFLDLDRFKVINDSLGHLAGDQLLVAIAQILQSTLKPSDLAARLGGDEFIILLEEIPQIQAAIDATARLFSALQTPLLLEGREIYTTASAGIVLGTSVYDQASHLLRDADIAMYRAKQKGKACYEIFDIQMHAQALRRLHLENDLRQAIAAEEFVLHYQPTVDLNTRALVGFESLIRWQHPTQGLKFPADFITTAEEIGLITAIDLWALQTACQQLASWQQVFPQCSQMKVGVNLSAQDLKYGGLVNEIDQALAQSGLNPTCLMLEITESMLVEDAEAAIRLLEQIKARGIHISIDDFGTGYSSLSYLHRLPVDSLKVDRSFVSQIEADPRNYQIVETIAALSQQLGLGAIAEGIETHTQLQRLQRLGYQLGQGYLFSRALTSEAAAALLAQEGSLLGNQPGDA; the protein is encoded by the coding sequence ATGGAAAACCACTCCTCCGCCGATTATGAGCAAGTTTCGCCAGCAGACTGGAACCGCACCCCTGCCTCTGTTAAACGGTGGATAGCAGCCCTTCAGCAGGAATGCGCTAACCGTTTGGAGCGCGAAAGCCGCCTGCTTCAGTGTCTAGACGCAGCACCCATTGGCATCGCTGCCTACGACGCAACGGGGCAGCTAGTCTACATCAATCCTTCGGGTCGCAGATTGCTAGAGCAGGACAATGATACCAACAAGGACACCAACGAGTTAGAAAATTCACCAGCGCCGTTTTTGGAGGCATCTCCGATTTATCGTGCGGGCACCCAGATTCCCTACTCGGTCGAGCAGTTACCTACGACGCAAGCGCTTAGAGGCGTGGCGGCTGCGGCAGATGATTTGGAGATTCGTTGGGGCGATCGCACGATTTTTCTAGAAGTGCAGGCCACGCCTATTTTCGACGCGCAGGGCAACGTCACCTATGCGATTGCTACGCTGCAAGATATCGGCCCCCAAAAGCGGCGCAACATCCACGAGCAGCAAATCATTGAAAACACGCGGCTGCAAAGTGATCGACAAAGTGATCAACGCTATCGCCAGGTGATTCAGGCGCAGACCGATCTGATTCTACGCTCTACGCCAGACACCCGTATTACTTTTGCCAACGACTCCCTCTGTGCAACGCTGGGTCTGCCGCTGGAGGAGGTTATTGGTCAGCGCTGGAGTAGCTTTGTTCCCGCCGAAGATTTGGATGAAATCTATCGAAAAATTGCTGCTCTGACACCTACACATCCAACCTTTGAAAACATTAACCGAGACCAACGACCCAATCATCAGATTGGCTGGACCCAGTGGGTTAACGTTGGCATTTTCGATGAACAGGGCGTGCTAGTCGAAATTCAATCCGTTGGAAGAGACATCACAGAGCTACAGAAGCAAATTCAGCGAGAACAGGCGCTGAACCGCGTCTTCCAAGCAATTCGCAACTCCCTTGACCTCGACACTATCTTTGCAACAGCAACGGCAGAAACTGCTCGCCTGCTTCAGGATTTGGACTGTTACGTCGTGCAGTATCTACCGAAGCAGGGTGTTTGGAAACACGTCGCAGCCTATCGTCACGATGCTGCTCAGCCCTCAACGCTGGGTTTAGAAATTTCTGATGCAGGCAATCCCTTTGCATCCAGACTGAAACAGTTTCAGGTGGTACAGATCAACGATGCCAGCGCTATAGAAGACACGATTAATCGAGATCTGGCCCAAATCGTGCCTGGGGCGTGGCTGCTGATTCCGCTGTCAGTGGACGGTAAGCTGTGGGGTAGCTTTACGATTGTGGCGGATGGGCGATCGCTCGTTTGGTCCGAAGACCAAGTGCAACTGGCCCAAGCCGTTGCCCATCAGCTTGAAATTGCCATTCAGCAAGCCAATCTTTACCAACAGGCGCAAATAGAACTAACAGAACGCCGCCGCATCGAGACTGCTCTGCGAGAGAGCGAAGCAAGATTTCAAAACATGGCGGCCAATGTGCCGGGCGCTATCTTTCAGTATCTCCTTCGTCCTGACGGGTCTGATGCAGTGGTTTACATGAGTCCGGGCTGTCTCAGGTTGTGGGAGGTGGATGCACAAGCAGTTGTTGAAGATGCCACCGTGCTGTGGCAGATGATTGATCCAGAGGATCTGCCAGCGATGCAGGCTTCGGTGATGGAATCGGCGCGGACGCTGCAACCTTGGTCTTGGGCATGGCGAATCACGACTCCTTCTGGACGTAAAAAGTGGCTCGAAGCAGCAGGCAGACCCACGCGCTATGCCAACGGTGACATTATTTGGGACACGCTGATTTTAGACGTGACAGAGCGGCAGACAGCGCTGGCGCAACTCCAGCAGTCAGAACTGGCCCTGCGAGACAGCGAAGCCCGCTATCGACTTTTGGCCGAAAACACTAGCGACCTTGTTTGTCTGCATCAGCCGTCAGGCCATTACAGCTACGTCAGCCCGTCCTGTGAGGGGCTGCTGGGCTATCGCTATGATCAAATGCTGGGTCGTTTACCGCAGCAGTTTGTGCATCCTGAGGAGGGCGATCGCCTCGCCCAAGCGTTGGAAATCGCTGCCAGCAGCGGCAAGGCTGGACCCGTTACCTATCGGATGCGCCATCGGGCAGGGCACTACGTTTGGTTTGAAACCTTGCTTAAATCAATCGTTGATGGGACGGGCACGGTCGTGCAACTCCAGACCACCTCCCGCGACGTGACCGAGCGCGTGCGGATTCAACGCCAGCTAGAGTATGCGGCGGTTCATGATGCGCTGACGGGGTTGCCCAATCGCAAGCTGCTGATGGAACGGCTAGAAGCGGCGATCGCCCGTGCCAAATCCGCTGGGAACTATCAGTTTGCGGTGATTTTTCTCGACCTTGATCGGTTTAAAGTGATCAACGACAGCCTGGGGCATCTAGCGGGGGATCAACTGCTAGTTGCGATCGCCCAAATCCTGCAATCGACCCTAAAACCGTCAGACTTGGCGGCGCGGCTCGGCGGGGATGAGTTCATTATTTTGCTAGAAGAGATACCCCAAATTCAAGCAGCGATTGATGCCACGGCACGACTTTTCTCGGCGCTGCAAACGCCGCTGCTGTTGGAAGGACGCGAAATCTACACAACTGCTAGTGCGGGCATTGTGCTGGGCACTTCTGTCTATGACCAGGCTTCGCATTTGCTGCGGGATGCTGACATTGCAATGTATCGCGCCAAGCAAAAAGGCAAAGCTTGCTACGAAATTTTTGACATCCAGATGCACGCCCAGGCGCTCCGACGGCTGCATTTGGAAAATGACCTGCGACAGGCGATCGCTGCTGAAGAATTTGTCCTCCACTATCAGCCCACCGTCGATCTCAACACTAGGGCACTGGTCGGGTTCGAGTCCCTTATCCGCTGGCAGCACCCAACCCAAGGCTTGAAGTTTCCTGCCGATTTCATTACTACTGCTGAAGAAATCGGGCTAATTACAGCGATTGATCTGTGGGCGCTGCAAACGGCCTGTCAGCAGTTGGCAAGCTGGCAACAGGTCTTTCCCCAATGCAGCCAGATGAAAGTTGGGGTAAATCTCTCGGCACAGGACTTGAAGTACGGCGGGTTAGTCAATGAAATTGACCAAGCACTGGCGCAAAGTGGTCTCAATCCAACCTGTCTGATGTTGGAAATTACCGAGAGTATGCTGGTCGAAGATGCCGAGGCCGCAATTCGCCTGCTAGAACAAATTAAGGCACGCGGCATTCACATCAGCATTGATGATTTTGGCACAGGCTATTCTTCCCTCAGCTATCTGCATCGGCTACCTGTCGATAGCCTAAAGGTAGACCGATCCTTCGTCAGCCAAATTGAAGCAGATCCGCGCAACTATCAGATTGTTGAAACCATCGCAGCCCTGAGCCAACAGCTTGGGTTGGGGGCGATCGCCGAAGGCATTGAAACGCACACTCAGCTTCAGCGACTCCAGCGCCTTGGCTATCAGTTAGGACAAGGCTATCTCTTCTCTCGTGCGCTCACGTCAGAGGCAGCCGCAGCGCTCCTTGCTCAAGAGGGGAGTCTTCTGGGCAATCAGCCCGGCGATGCTTAG
- a CDS encoding B12-binding domain-containing radical SAM protein, which yields MPGVHCWWRSLHCPHLLGFCYRLKENVSSLASAFVTAVFADERLLFTPATPDADAVPVIFAFPNDYTVGITSLGYQVVWATLATRADVQVSRLFTDLHEPLPACPELLGFSVSWELDYVNILGLLESLEIPLRSPDRTDAHPLIFGGGPVLTANPEPFADFFDVVLLGDGELLLDAFITAYKAVRQEGRSQQLRHLAQVPGVYVPSLYDVTYTAPDGKIRAIAPLEGAPAVVEKQTYRGNVLSASTVVTERAAWENIYMVEVVRSCPEMCRFCLASYLTLPFRPASLEQSLMPAIERGLAVTNRLGLLGASVTQHPEFDELLDYLNQPQFDDVRLSLASVRTGTVTEKLARSLVRHDTRSITIAVESGSDRLRQIINKKLETEEIVQAAINAKAGGLSSLKLYGMVGIPGEQPSDLDATVDLLKTLKKAAPGLRLTLGCSTFVPKAHTPFQWFGVNPQADKRLKILQKRLGALGVEFRPESYNWSVIQALISRGDRRLSHLLERVRHYGDTLGSYRRAFKELRGTLPPLEAYVFDPWQVDDLLPWEHLHGPLPKATLLKHQASAIALFAPAMV from the coding sequence ATGCCTGGAGTCCATTGCTGGTGGCGATCGCTACATTGCCCACATCTTCTGGGCTTTTGCTATAGGCTGAAGGAGAATGTCTCCTCTCTTGCTTCTGCCTTTGTGACTGCTGTTTTCGCCGATGAGCGGCTGCTGTTTACGCCTGCAACGCCGGATGCCGACGCGGTTCCGGTGATTTTTGCGTTTCCCAATGACTATACCGTTGGCATTACTAGCCTGGGCTATCAGGTGGTCTGGGCGACGCTGGCGACGCGGGCCGATGTGCAGGTCAGCCGCCTGTTTACCGATCTGCATGAGCCGCTGCCAGCCTGCCCCGAATTGTTGGGGTTCTCCGTATCCTGGGAACTGGACTATGTGAATATTTTGGGGCTGCTGGAGTCACTGGAGATTCCCTTGCGATCGCCCGACCGCACCGATGCCCACCCGCTCATTTTCGGGGGCGGCCCTGTGCTGACGGCCAATCCCGAACCCTTTGCCGACTTTTTTGACGTGGTGCTGCTGGGCGACGGTGAACTGCTCCTAGATGCATTCATCACGGCTTACAAAGCAGTGCGGCAGGAGGGGCGATCGCAGCAGCTTCGACACCTGGCGCAGGTTCCAGGAGTCTATGTTCCGTCGCTATATGACGTGACCTACACTGCACCAGACGGAAAAATCCGGGCGATCGCCCCGCTGGAAGGCGCACCTGCGGTCGTCGAAAAGCAGACCTATCGTGGCAACGTGCTGTCGGCTTCGACCGTTGTCACCGAGCGGGCCGCCTGGGAAAACATTTACATGGTGGAAGTGGTGCGGAGTTGTCCTGAAATGTGCCGCTTTTGCCTGGCCAGCTACCTAACGCTGCCCTTTCGCCCAGCAAGTTTGGAGCAATCGCTGATGCCTGCGATCGAGCGGGGGCTGGCGGTGACCAATCGGCTGGGGCTATTGGGCGCATCGGTGACGCAGCATCCAGAGTTTGACGAGTTGCTGGATTATCTCAACCAGCCGCAGTTCGATGATGTGCGGCTTAGCCTGGCCTCAGTGCGGACGGGCACCGTGACCGAGAAACTGGCGCGATCGCTCGTGCGACACGACACCCGCTCCATTACCATTGCAGTCGAAAGTGGGAGCGATCGCCTGCGGCAAATCATCAACAAAAAGCTGGAAACCGAAGAAATTGTCCAGGCTGCCATCAACGCCAAAGCGGGCGGCCTCAGCAGCCTCAAGCTCTATGGCATGGTTGGCATTCCGGGCGAACAGCCCAGCGACCTAGATGCGACCGTAGACCTGCTGAAAACCCTGAAAAAAGCCGCGCCCGGTCTGCGCCTGACGCTGGGGTGCAGCACCTTTGTCCCCAAAGCTCACACACCCTTTCAGTGGTTTGGCGTGAACCCGCAGGCAGACAAGCGATTAAAGATTTTGCAAAAGCGGCTGGGGGCACTGGGAGTCGAGTTTCGTCCCGAAAGCTATAATTGGTCGGTAATCCAGGCGCTAATTTCGCGGGGCGATCGCCGCTTGTCCCATTTACTAGAAAGGGTGCGCCACTACGGCGACACACTGGGCAGCTACCGCCGCGCCTTCAAGGAACTGCGGGGAACCCTGCCACCGCTGGAAGCTTACGTTTTCGACCCCTGGCAGGTAGATGACCTGCTGCCCTGGGAGCATCTGCATGGGCCGCTGCCCAAGGCGACCCTGCTCAAACATCAGGCAAGCGCGATAGCCCTGTTTGCCCCCGCAATGGTCTAA
- a CDS encoding tetratricopeptide repeat protein produces the protein MADFFDSYRGTFVPETERTTDVRNSKAASFSTRKAELDQLLEKAIEQYQIRDYPSALKTFRHVLFGYREVHDLQGEGMTLSGMGLAFYALGQYQEAIAHSYQALAMARQTMDRRTERQALGNLGNAYRHLNNFEKAIEYKGQTLVVAREIQDRRGEMAALNNLGMVYKAMGDCEQAIAYYEQSLRLAKELHDLQVEGQVLRNLGNAYHALENGQKTVECYEQLLEIARQQSDLSTEGQILKNLASACYSLGDCNKAITYHQLRLAIARTLRDRRNEDQALESLGVIYDAMGDYAKAIECYEQRLAIAQSAQDKDLERQLLTSLRNVCYAVGDFARANSYE, from the coding sequence ATGGCTGATTTTTTTGATTCCTATCGGGGAACTTTTGTCCCAGAAACCGAGCGAACCACGGACGTTCGCAATTCAAAGGCAGCAAGCTTCAGCACTCGAAAAGCTGAGCTAGATCAACTGCTGGAAAAGGCGATTGAACAATATCAAATTCGGGACTATCCATCAGCCCTGAAAACATTTCGGCATGTCCTCTTTGGCTATCGAGAAGTGCATGATTTGCAGGGCGAAGGCATGACCCTCAGCGGCATGGGTCTAGCATTTTATGCGCTGGGTCAATACCAAGAGGCGATCGCCCATTCCTATCAAGCGCTGGCAATGGCCCGTCAGACGATGGATCGGCGCACCGAGCGTCAGGCCTTGGGAAATTTGGGCAATGCCTATCGCCATTTGAACAACTTTGAAAAGGCCATTGAATATAAAGGGCAAACGCTAGTCGTGGCCCGCGAAATTCAAGACCGACGGGGCGAAATGGCGGCGCTCAACAACCTCGGTATGGTGTATAAGGCAATGGGGGATTGTGAACAGGCGATTGCCTATTACGAACAAAGCCTGCGTCTGGCGAAAGAACTGCATGATTTGCAGGTAGAGGGGCAGGTTTTGCGGAACTTGGGCAATGCCTACCACGCGCTGGAAAACGGTCAGAAAACGGTGGAATGCTACGAGCAGCTTTTAGAAATTGCTCGACAGCAGTCTGACCTATCTACCGAAGGGCAAATCCTCAAAAATTTGGCGAGCGCCTGCTATTCCCTGGGAGATTGCAACAAAGCCATTACCTATCATCAACTGCGGCTGGCGATCGCCCGCACCCTCCGCGACAGGCGCAATGAAGACCAGGCGCTAGAAAGCCTTGGCGTGATTTATGACGCAATGGGAGACTATGCCAAAGCCATCGAATGCTATGAACAACGGCTAGCGATCGCCCAATCTGCTCAGGATAAGGACTTGGAGCGGCAGCTATTAACCAGCCTGCGAAACGTTTGCTACGCCGTTGGTGATTTTGCTAGAGCCAATTCGTATGAGTAG
- a CDS encoding Uma2 family endonuclease — MVQLTPAQVTNAWVPASWEEFVRLTDDPAYAKAKGYYLNQQMRIETVGVGPDHARENTLLILVIGLYCGLNGIPIVGLTHCSYRKAGVQEAQPDISYYVGSRAALAPQGRAIANLDEVPPSDLAIEIADSSLADDLGTKRLLYEELDVAEYWVVDVSQSQIIAFQIANQGSRRIPVSQVLPGLELSVLQAALEQSKQAENSQVVAQLMAQFQRSREA; from the coding sequence ATGGTTCAACTCACCCCCGCTCAAGTCACCAACGCCTGGGTTCCAGCCTCCTGGGAGGAATTTGTGCGTCTGACGGATGATCCCGCTTACGCCAAGGCGAAGGGCTACTATCTCAACCAGCAAATGAGGATTGAAACCGTGGGAGTTGGGCCAGATCACGCCAGAGAAAATACACTGCTGATTCTCGTTATCGGTTTGTATTGTGGGCTAAACGGCATTCCGATTGTGGGGTTAACACACTGTAGCTATCGAAAGGCAGGCGTGCAAGAAGCGCAGCCAGATATCTCCTATTACGTCGGTAGCCGTGCTGCACTGGCTCCTCAGGGGCGGGCGATCGCCAACCTAGACGAGGTTCCTCCCTCAGATTTGGCGATCGAAATTGCCGACTCCTCGCTGGCAGACGACCTGGGCACTAAGCGACTGCTGTATGAAGAACTGGATGTGGCGGAATATTGGGTCGTGGATGTGTCCCAGAGCCAAATCATTGCCTTTCAAATTGCCAACCAAGGCAGCCGCCGCATCCCGGTTTCCCAGGTTTTGCCGGGGCTGGAATTGTCGGTGCTGCAAGCTGCACTGGAGCAGTCCAAACAGGCAGAGAATAGCCAGGTGGTGGCGCAGTTGATGGCCCAATTTCAGCGCTCCCGAGAAGCCTGA
- a CDS encoding endonuclease/exonuclease/phosphatase family protein: MLSRLLSTVRTNIIRTNIKVSALHQAARLGIAACFSLGVLQSSAGAAPIRFASFNAYLNREAEGQLLADLATPDNPQVRAVAEIIQRVNPDVLLLLEFDYDPTGEAVRRFQENYLAVGHNGAAPIHFPYVYLAPSNTGIPSGFDLDNDGQVSTTPGTRAYGGDAFGFGLFPGQYGMVLLSKYPIIQEQVRTFQMFLWKDMPGALLPSNPATPNAGDWYSPEELAVLRLSSKNHWDVPILIGDSRSDPGGSRTIHVLASHPTPPVFDGPEDRNGRRNHDELRLWADYITPGRADYLYDDRRQRGGLSDTASFVIMGDLNADPIDGDGMPGAIAQLLDHPRVNADLTPSSAGGQAIAAASTATGPTRFHTASFGRQSLRLDYVLPSTDLRVVGAGVFWPAPGDPLFRLVGDGDPIISSDHRLVWVDVEI, encoded by the coding sequence ATGCTTTCTCGCCTTCTCTCAACGGTTAGAACAAACATAATTAGAACAAACATAAAAGTGAGTGCGCTTCACCAGGCAGCACGGCTGGGAATAGCCGCCTGCTTCAGCCTCGGAGTGTTGCAATCTTCTGCTGGGGCAGCGCCGATTCGCTTTGCCTCGTTCAACGCCTATCTCAACCGCGAAGCAGAGGGACAACTGCTGGCGGATTTGGCAACACCCGACAATCCGCAGGTGCGGGCCGTCGCCGAAATCATCCAGCGGGTGAACCCTGACGTGCTGCTGCTGCTGGAGTTTGACTATGACCCGACGGGTGAAGCCGTGCGCCGCTTTCAGGAAAATTATCTCGCTGTGGGACACAACGGCGCTGCGCCCATCCACTTTCCCTACGTCTATCTCGCGCCCAGCAACACGGGCATTCCGTCTGGCTTTGACCTGGATAATGACGGGCAGGTCAGCACCACACCGGGGACTCGCGCCTACGGAGGCGATGCGTTTGGGTTTGGGCTGTTTCCAGGGCAATATGGCATGGTGCTGCTGTCGAAATACCCCATTATTCAAGAGCAGGTGCGGACGTTCCAGATGTTTTTGTGGAAAGATATGCCCGGTGCGCTGCTGCCCAGCAATCCGGCGACTCCCAACGCGGGTGACTGGTATTCCCCAGAGGAACTAGCGGTGTTGCGGCTGTCGTCTAAAAATCACTGGGACGTGCCGATTCTGATTGGCGATTCGCGAAGCGATCCCGGCGGGAGTCGCACGATTCATGTCCTTGCCAGCCACCCCACGCCGCCCGTGTTCGACGGGCCCGAAGACCGCAACGGCCGCCGCAACCACGACGAACTGCGGCTGTGGGCAGATTACATCACGCCTGGCCGCGCCGACTATCTCTATGACGACCGGCGACAGCGGGGCGGTCTGAGCGACACGGCTTCGTTTGTGATTATGGGCGACCTGAACGCCGACCCCATCGATGGCGACGGAATGCCGGGGGCGATCGCCCAACTGCTCGACCATCCCCGCGTCAACGCTGACCTCACGCCCAGTAGCGCAGGCGGACAGGCAATCGCCGCCGCCAGCACCGCCACCGGCCCCACCCGCTTCCACACCGCCAGCTTCGGTCGCCAGAGCCTCCGCCTCGACTATGTGCTGCCCTCGACGGATCTCCGGGTCGTCGGTGCGGGTGTTTTCTGGCCCGCTCCGGGTGATCCGCTGTTCCGATTGGTGGGCGATGGCGATCCGATTATCAGCTCCGACCATCGCCTGGTATGGGTGGATGTAGAAATTTAG